In Rheinheimera sp. MM224, one DNA window encodes the following:
- a CDS encoding alpha/beta hydrolase family protein: MRLFWLVLLFSYQGHALAHSWPGFAKQQSCLELYPDYQQLVDDIRQQTPWYKLDHWLAPWLLPEQQFETTQQQLDCAQLEYQSDNFLVQAWGLQPKTSQTKKWPVIIYNRGGNSALGRLDFVSVLRQLSPLAQQGFIVLASQYRGSVPQDQQTYGKDQFGGADVNDIHQLIELAKKLPAADADNIFLYGISRGGMMSYLTARQRDDIRAMAITGAPTDLITELPRLPEMEIIFRSLIPNYDQNKQQELQQRSVLYWAEELPESLPILLIYGGEDQRVHPDNSKRLAAKLTELHRPVKLIEFADADHLLTDYKEQERQAMLHWFRQHQHSSQKPVAAP; the protein is encoded by the coding sequence ATGAGACTGTTTTGGTTGGTGCTGCTGTTTTCTTATCAAGGCCACGCCCTGGCCCACAGCTGGCCCGGTTTTGCTAAACAACAATCTTGCCTCGAGCTTTATCCTGATTATCAGCAACTGGTCGATGACATTCGCCAACAAACGCCCTGGTACAAGCTGGACCACTGGCTCGCCCCCTGGTTATTGCCTGAACAACAGTTCGAAACCACCCAACAACAGTTGGATTGCGCTCAGCTGGAATACCAGTCTGACAATTTTTTAGTGCAAGCCTGGGGTTTACAACCTAAAACCTCTCAGACAAAAAAATGGCCTGTGATTATTTACAACAGAGGCGGTAATTCGGCTTTAGGCCGGTTGGATTTTGTTTCAGTATTGCGCCAATTAAGCCCTTTGGCTCAACAAGGTTTTATTGTACTGGCCAGTCAATACCGTGGTTCAGTGCCACAAGATCAACAAACTTATGGTAAAGATCAGTTTGGTGGCGCTGACGTCAATGACATTCACCAGCTAATTGAACTGGCGAAAAAGCTGCCGGCAGCAGACGCAGATAATATCTTTTTATACGGCATCAGCAGAGGTGGCATGATGAGTTACCTGACTGCGCGCCAACGTGATGATATTCGCGCTATGGCCATCACCGGAGCGCCAACAGACTTAATTACAGAACTACCACGTCTGCCAGAGATGGAGATTATTTTCCGCAGCCTGATCCCCAATTACGATCAAAACAAACAGCAAGAACTGCAACAGCGTTCAGTGTTGTATTGGGCAGAAGAGTTACCTGAGAGCTTACCTATTCTATTAATCTATGGTGGTGAAGACCAAAGAGTGCACCCGGACAATTCAAAACGACTGGCAGCCAAACTGACAGAGCTGCATCGCCCGGTAAAACTGATTGAATTTGCCGATGCTGATCACCTGTTAACTGACTACAAAGAGCAGGAACGCCAGGCTATGTTGCACTGGTTTCGTCAGCACCAGCACAGCAGCCAAAAACCTGTGGCAGCGCCCTAA
- a CDS encoding sensor domain-containing diguanylate cyclase → MPQRHSYTSVALEQAARPLLQLVQHLTGLDTTFLTRIDWKALTQQVVLVEGQLTVPVQEGAVVNWSDSMCRLLFDANLQQSDAVPALFPTSASAALGMQSFFALPVLSEGKTIGTLCGASTEAVLISEHIFSSLKLIADALAYQMALDQQMQLQHKKAKVAEKTIDKLYQQAQQMENLAHTDELTGLDNRRAFQTKFEQYQLQSETQGTPLALMMIDIDEFKQLNDQHGHETGDLALQQLGSVLAAVARQSDIACRLGGDEFVLAAADTTAEGLLHLATRVQQQFKQQMQQSGLESSLSIGIASTVESALDQLLQRADQALYKAKELGRDRVELAG, encoded by the coding sequence ATGCCACAACGTCACAGTTATACCAGTGTAGCTCTTGAGCAAGCAGCCAGGCCTTTGTTGCAATTGGTGCAGCATTTGACAGGGCTGGACACCACATTTTTAACCCGCATTGACTGGAAGGCACTGACTCAACAAGTGGTGTTAGTTGAAGGGCAATTGACTGTACCGGTGCAGGAAGGGGCTGTGGTGAACTGGTCTGATTCGATGTGCCGTTTGTTATTTGATGCAAATCTGCAGCAGTCTGATGCTGTGCCAGCGTTGTTTCCAACTTCGGCTAGTGCTGCTTTGGGCATGCAAAGCTTTTTTGCTTTGCCTGTTTTATCCGAAGGTAAAACCATTGGCACTTTATGTGGCGCCAGTACTGAAGCAGTGTTGATCTCAGAGCATATCTTCAGCAGTTTAAAGTTGATTGCCGATGCCCTTGCATACCAGATGGCACTGGACCAACAGATGCAGCTGCAACACAAGAAGGCCAAAGTAGCGGAAAAAACTATAGATAAGCTGTATCAACAAGCGCAGCAAATGGAAAATTTAGCCCATACCGATGAGTTGACTGGTCTGGATAACCGCAGAGCTTTTCAGACTAAATTTGAGCAGTACCAGCTTCAGTCAGAAACGCAAGGCACACCTTTAGCCTTGATGATGATTGATATTGACGAGTTTAAACAGCTGAATGACCAGCATGGGCATGAAACCGGTGATTTAGCCTTACAACAACTGGGGTCTGTGTTGGCTGCTGTGGCAAGGCAAAGTGATATAGCCTGTCGTTTAGGCGGTGATGAATTTGTGTTGGCTGCAGCGGATACCACAGCTGAAGGCTTATTGCATCTGGCCACAAGGGTGCAGCAGCAGTTTAAACAGCAGATGCAGCAATCTGGTTTAGAAAGCAGTTTAAGTATAGGTATCGCAAGTACAGTGGAAAGTGCTTTGGATCAGCTGTTGCAACGTGCTGATCAGGCCTTGTATAAAGCGAAAGAGCTTGGGCGGGACAGGGTTGAGCTGGCGGGTTAG